The sequence TCCGCGCCCGCTGCCCAGGTGGTCGCCGTCAACAAGGTGGTGAACGTGCAGCGCGAGGTCACCGTGCCGCAGGTGGTCAACGTGCGCAAGATCGTCTCCGTGCCGCAGGTGGTCACCGTCAAGCAGGTCGTGCCCGTCTCCGGCGGGTACGGCGGCTCCCTCGGCGGCGGCTACTCCTCCGGCTCCATCGGCTACTCCTCGGGCTACTCCTCCGGCGGCATCTCCTCCGGCGGACACGGCGGCTCCGGCTGGTGGTGAACACTCTAGTCACCGACTCTCTAGTTAATGtacaaactgtaaataaaatatttaattttatgcaacATTTTCTTGCATACCTCCTGGCGTTGCCCATAATGCTCAACTCAGTCATGCCCGCAATGCTCACCCCAAACACATACGACAATAAACGAAAACGAACAAGATGACATATCTACAGTACGGTCTAGTAtacttattatacttatttctgAGCTTTCcgaagtttataaaaaatactgaaccgaaTATGACTGATTACTTACTTCAGTTGttgaaggtaggtaggtaccaactCTTTGCAAAAGGTAAACGGATTTGAGCAAATTTCTTCAAGATAAAAAGCCATtaattcaaagtaggctgaaaatctgcgcttttcaaagttcaaatttacaaaagacagctcccaaaacgcccgcccttcaccacttcctatatgtttttgctgggaaaaagaagtggtggaacaaactccccagcaacacaattctgtccgtatggtttgaagaaccaataaaaaaatatacaaaatattacaaatatccTACTATCCTACCCTACTAGTCCTACTAGTCCTActagtctatacatataataaatctgtaaaaaaactgtgtctgtacattgaatatattaaaaaaataataattgggtggggtttagaaacagtaatggagcacaaatccaaaaaaaaaattttgtctgtatgtctgtatgtctgcatgtctgtatgtctgtatgtctgtttgtttgtacacgctaatcttccgaactactgaacggatttcaattattttttctttgttgtatcagtattaagcctggtcaacatataggctataatttatcttcgaaacttgaagacctgatgcagaacaccaacagaccaacaaaactataagagatacaaaaatggtgccatgacaaaaattgtttcatgtgatgagcattttcagctgagataataaatttgaagatctggataacctgatgtggaaccccaagagcccagcttctctgtaccatatacaggtatgacgttttagcaaaagttgttcaatttgataagcactttctattgatttatacaaattgaagatctaaaacacctgatgtggaactccaggggcccagctagactatagcatatagaggtgtgacgttttagcaaaagttgttcaatttgataagcactttctattgacttatacaaattgaagatctaaaacacctgatgtggaactccaggggcccagctagactatagcatatagaggtatgacgtttgaGCACAAGttgttcaatctaataagcactctctgttgacttataaaaattgaagatgtaaagcacctgatgtggaactccaggagatgtatagaaatgaatgttatgaaataggtggtatggtgaatcaaaaaaagtaattagtccgtcttttagataaccctaaaataatggacacgtattttcttttctctctgacaaacaaataataacgaagatacaacaacgcttgaatttcgtgttaagtcactgcttatagtacaaattttacatacctagacgtggcgtcacgagccccactctccgactttgttgcgttatatctcattattattatgtatgtcttCCAGACCTCgagactacagagt is a genomic window of Helicoverpa armigera isolate CAAS_96S chromosome 16, ASM3070526v1, whole genome shotgun sequence containing:
- the LOC110381606 gene encoding chorion class B protein L11 — protein: MKAFIVLCALVAVAASAAVREKRGYSSGWSGSLGGYSGGLSGGYSGGLSGGYSGGYSAPAAQVVAVNKVVNVQREVTVPQVVNVRKIVSVPQVVTVKQVVPVSGGYGGSLGGGYSSGSIGYSSGYSSGGISSGGHGGSGWW